The genomic region ATTCATTTTCAAAAAATATTACATTAGCATTACCATATTCTAGAATATGTTTTTTAGTAGCTTCTAACACATCATCGTTTTTATTTAACACTAATATTTTTTTATTGCAATAAATCAAACTATCAGGAGAAAAACAATAATTTATTTTATTAATATTATTATTTTCTTTAAAATTTTTAATTTTACTATTTTCACATAAATATACAATATTATTTTCTATAATTTCTTCTAGTTTTTGGTATAAATATGTTGAATTTCTATATGCTTGCATATTAATCTTTAATTTGCCTTCCAGTATCTTTAAAACACTTTCATGTAATTCAATAACCTTATCAGCATTTTTCCCACTTACTATTAATCCATGATTTTTCAAAAAAACTATATTGGCTTTTTGAGGATTATCTAATTTTGAAAATTTATCAAAAAATTCTTTAGCTAAAAATATTCCAGGTGTTTGATATCCTATGATTAGACTATTGGGAAACATATATTTCAACTCTTCCATCCCATTTGTCCTCGAAGTAAACACATTAATTAATACTGGATGAGTATGCAAAGTATATTTCTCTGTTATTGAATGTAAAAAAGTTTCAATTGAGGGCCTTTTTCCTTCAATTAGAGTATCTTCTAACAAGTTTTTTTCATCACTACGTTCTATTTCTAGATTTGTTTTAAAATAATCTACAATTTTTTTATAATTTACTTTAGAATAACCTACATTTTCTTCCATTTCCGAAAGTTGATATCCAGAAGATTTTATAAACATTGTTTCATCATCAATTTTTACAGAGGTATTTCCTCCACCTGCTTGTATAATATCCTCTCGCATTCCTGCATATTTAGATAATTTTATTAAATCTTTTAGTTCATTCATGATAGCTCTTTCCTTCCATTGTAATGAGAATACTGTATTAATATTCATCAAAAGTTCCTATAAAAATTCTATCTTTCACAAATGTTATATTGTTATTAAAAGTATAAAATTTAATTCTTTTAATTTTTTCATAGTTGTTTATTTTAAATCCAACAAATTGCTTTTCTGGATTATTTAATTGTTCTGAATTCCAAACAATTTCATTATTTTTATTAAATCCTATAGCTTTTATTTTATTTAGATTATTCGCTCTTAATCTTTCGGCATATATATAACTTACGCTTATTTCTTTTTCAAAAGAGATTTCAGATGTTTGATTTATATTTTCATCCGTTTTTCCTAACCAAAACACCCCTGATTTGTATTTTATAAGTTTTTTTTGCTCGGGAGACACTAGTACAGGCATTAACTTTTCCAATTTATTATGCGTAACACTATATATATTAATATTCCCTTTAGATAATGCAAGAGTGTGATTAAAAGGTATTATATAATCAGACTCTTTAAAAAAAACATTATAATTATTCCAATCTGATATAACTTCTTCTTTCTTTAATGATACAGGATAATCTGAGTTTATTACATTATTATCAAATGCAGAAAATCTAATTATTAAAACGAATATCATAATTAAATAAAAAAAGTTTTTAAATTTTTCATAAAACATAAAATTAGAATTATTCTTAAGAAATAATATATTAATGTTATATAATGTCAATACTAGTAACGTGATATAAGAAATATTAATAAATAAAGAATGTCTCATATTTATAATATTAGAAGTTTTCATCCATTCAAACCCAGAATTCCATCCAAACATTTTTCCTGTTGTTAATATATTTAAAAATGTTGTTCCTATTATTATTAAAATTAATATTAATGATATTACAATTTCTTTATTTTTTAATGATACAAAAAAATATATATTCAACCCTATAAATAAAAACCAAATTATTAGAAAAGTTATATTTAAAAAAGCTATGTTATACGAATTATTTACTTCAGGGAAAAATAAAAAAATAAACTGTTGAGTAATTCTATACAGTAAATTATTAATATCAGGAATATTAATCTTTGATTCTAATAATCCATTACCTGAATTATTAAATTTTATATACAATATTTGTATAAAATTTGAAAAACTAATTATTATTAGATAAAGTTTTTCTCTATTTGTAATTTTTTTCCAAAAAAATAATAAAATAAAAATTGTTATTGGAAATAAAATTATAAAATATAGTTTTGAAATATTTATAAAAAAAGAAAAGATTAGTATAAAAATATATATCTTTTTGGATAATTTATTAAAATCTAATAACGATATAAATATCAAAGCTACAATTCCATAATAAGTAAAATTAAAAAAATAATAGCCTTCAATTGAAGAGGTTAACGTTACCCCACCACCTAAAATTATTGCAATACATAATCTAAAAAGAAAGGTTCCATATTTTTGAAATTTCTCTAACACAAACAAAGAAGAAAATAATGTAATAAATATAACTCCTGTATTTTGCATTATAAAGATTATCCATTTTAAATTAAAATGAAACAATTTTATTATAACTAGTCCTATTAATCTTTGAAATAATGGCCAATAGCCTGAATCTGAAATAAATAAATTATTCAAAAAATTTTCATTTCTTCCAAAAAATAAAAAATTTGATAATGTTTCAACATATGGTTCAGAATTAAATGAAACAATAGGAACTTTTACATTAATTATAAAAAATATCATAACTGATGTTAAGAAATACAATCTCTTATTATATTTTTTATTATTTCTTGACATTTTATATATTAATGTATAACACATACCAGTCAAAAATAAATAAAATATTTGTATAATAACTGTTTTTGTTATTAAATAATAACTCATTTCAAAAACAAGTCCTTTATTATTTGGTTCTTTATCAATTTTACCAAGAGAAACATCAGAAGATTTATACAGCACTATTGAGTTGTTTTCTTTCCCATCTATTCCTTCAATGATTAAAGTGGCTTTTCCTTTTTTTATTTTTGAAAAATTCATTTTTATATAATTTATTTTATCATTTTCTATTTCAGAGACATCTAAAGTCTTCTCTGTTTTTATTTCATGATTTTGTTCAAAAGAAATTTTTACTTTCCCAGAATTTTTTCTCATATACGTTCCAAACATCAAACCAAATTTATTTATTTTTCCAGGTACATATATTTCTTGTGAAATTTTATTACCTTTTATTATTTCATTTGTAACTTCAAGATTATAAGAATTTGTAACCATTGTTTTATTTAAATTATCATAAATATAAGTAAAACAGGGAATAAGAATTCCAATAATAAAAAATAAAATCCATATAATTCTTTTCATTATATTTTTAGTCTCCCAAGTAATTTTTATCCTCTTTTACAAACTCTTTCCAATATTTTATTGTATTCTGGTATTCTTCATAATCTTTCGGAGTTCCCCAACCAATATATCTATCTATTTCAAAAACTTTTGCACTATACCCTAAATCTAATAAGTGTGAAATTACGCTATCAACATAAAATTCATTGTTTATTCTGTCATTTTCCTGTATCATTTTTTCAGCACTTTTCACAAATATACTTCCTTCTTTAAACCAAAAAGTTGCCACTATTGCGTGATCATTCATTGGAGTATCTGATATAGCTTTTTTTATTGACAATCCTGTTATTTCATCTTTATCATTTACTTTAACCCACCCATAAGCATTTGGATTTTTTAAAACCGCTTCGTTATTTCTATATGTAAAAACCAATGCATCGCATTCTTTTTTCATTTTTTCAAATTTATTCTGATTAATAATCATTCCGTTGTCACAACCAGCGATTAGCAACTCTTCATTATTATTTATTTTTTCTTTTGCCAACAGGCAGGTACATGCCTGTCCTTCTGTTAATTTATCTACTGTTATAAAATTTGCTTTAGGGAAAAATTCTTTTATTTTTTCTTCAATGCCATCTTTTTTATGAAAATCCCTATCTACATATATGAGATTATTTCCATTAGTTTCTAATCCAGGCAAATCCAATGTAGCACAAACTACCATAGGATATTCTTTCCCAGTTCTTCTGTCTATTGTGGGGATAACAGGTTTACTTAATTTATATCCTGCATCTGAAAATCTTTTTCCTTCTCCTGCCATCGGGATTAATATTTTCATTTATTTCACCATTCCTTTCACAGTTTCAGTCCAAAAAAGATATTCTTTTAAATCTTCAGGGGTTCCCCATTGACAAAATTTGTTTACATTTGTAGGAACCCAAACTTTTAAACCATCCTTTACCATAAAGTTATATGGAAGACTTGCGTAAAATTCTCCATTTATAGCCTGATCTTTACTTTCAACCAATTTTTGACAATATTTTTTTAATATTTCTCCTGTTTTAAAATAATAAACCCCAGGAGAGTGTTTAGCTTTCTGCTTATCCTCTTGAAAAGAATATTTTTCTCTAATTTCTATCAAATTATTATTTTCATCCGTCAAACATGATGCATAATAATTCTTTTCAGGTAATAAATTAGGATGAAATCCTGTATAACAAGGAACTGCACCTTCACTCCCTCTACTTGTTACTTCGTGCTTAAATTTTTCAAAATCCCAAGACATATAAAAATCACAATAATTTATTATACATTGTTCATTATTGTCTATTTTCTCTGATGCTCGTAATACATCATATACAGGGCCTTTTTTTACCCAATTATCCACTTCAAAAATCTCTCCTTCAGGTGCTAACTCTAGAAGTCTTTTTCTCATCTCTGGATCTTTATCTAAATGTTCTTTTCTACAAACAAATAAAAAATTTTTTTCATTTGGATACATTCCTTTTATAATCCATTCTATCATTGGTTTTCCTTGAACTTTTATAAATGGTTTTAAATCCTTATATCCAGCAGCTACAAATCTTGAACCGTATCCTGTCATTGGTATTATTATTTTCATATTTTTCTGTAATAAAATCAATTGTTTACTTTTATTACATTTCTCCTTTCAATATTATTTAAAGGTGTTGAGATAACTAATTCAGGTTGAATATATGCTTCTGTATTATCTAAATTAAAAAATTTTATTTTATATATTTTTTCTTTTTTTGTATTCATAAATCCTACAAATTGTCTTTTACTAGAATTCATCTGTATAATTTCTGCTATTACATCATCTTTTTCTCCATATAAAATAACCTTTAACATTCCATTATTATCTGTTCTCAATCTCTTGGCATACAAATATGAAATTTCTCTTGGTTCCTTTAAGTTTATTTCATGTAATTGATTTATACTATTCGAATCTATATTTTCATTTTTTTTAAAAAAACTATTATAACTCGTATCTCCAATATGATAATTTTCGACATTTTTTGAAATAGACCAAGGATAAGGATCTAATGGGATTAAATATGTATCCTTTTCTAAAAATTTATAATATCTTCGCCAATCAGAATAGGATTCTTTATAATTTATAGATTGATTATTATCAAGAACTAAAAATCTTATGAATAGAGAAAATACTATAAGTAGACTAAATAAATTAAAATATTTCAATATTTCTGAATTTTTTTTAATTTCTATTTGCTTTTTTACATTATACAATAACAATACTATAATAAATATCATAGAAACTATTATAAAAAATGAATGTCTATTACTTATAGCACCTATAGTTTCCATCCAATCAATATCTTTATACCATACTCTTGCTAAAACATTAAATATTGAAACTCCTACTATTAGTAATATTAAGCTAAACAATAATATACTTTCTTTATTTCTATTTCTGTATACTAAATAAAGGCTGTATCCAAACAAAAAAAAGAAAATTATTAAAAAAGTTATATTCAAATTTATACTATTAAAAGCTGTTGATAACTCTGGAAAAAACAAAAATATCAATTGCTGTATCATCTGATGAAATGAATTATTAAAAATTTCTAAAATAGTTATTTTTTCTTTATTTCCAACCCAAAGTCCAATATTGTTTTTCATATATAATATCTGAATTATATTTGAAATCCCTATTATTAATAAAAATATATTGTATCTTCTTGATATTTTTTTTCTAAAAATTAGAAAAGAAAAAAATACTAATGGAAACATTACAACAAAATGAGATTTTGAAATGCTTAAAAATACTACCATTATCATTAACATTATATAATTTTTTCTTTTTAATTTATTAAAATCTAAGAAAGATATTAAAATTAAAGCCACTAAACTATAATAAGAAAAATTAATAAAAACATGAGAATCTAAAAATGATCCTATTCTAAGAGTTCCAAGTAAAATAGATATTAAAAATCTAAAATATAAATTACCATATTTTTTATAGATTTTTAAAACAAATAGAGAAGTTATAATGGAAATAATTAATATTCCTGTATTTTGCATTATAATGACAACTATTTTAAATCCCAAAAAACCAAAAATTTTTATTATAATTAACGATACTACTCGTTGAAATAATGGTAAATAACCTGCATCTTGTATAAAAAGATTACTAATAAAACTTTTATTTATTCCATTGATAAAAAAATTAGTGACTATTTCTGCATAAGGTTCTGTATAAAATGAAAGTGTCGGAGCTTTTACATTTATAACAAAAAAAGTTATTGCAACCATAGAAGCATAAATTTTTAGATTATTTTCTTCTTCTTTTTTAGAAAATTTTATCAAACATAAATAACTCGCTATAGCTAAAAATAAATATATCAATTGTACTCCCGCAATTTTATCAAAGCTATAATATTCTGAATCATAGACTATTCCCTTTTTTAAATTTTCGCTATTTTTACTTAAAGTTCCCAACGAAATATCATCTGACATGTATAATGTCACAGAATTTTTTTCAGTCCCATCAATTCCTTCTATTACTAAAATTGCTTTCCCTTTTTTTATTTTTGAAAAATTCATTTTTAAATATCTAAACTCATCATTTTTTATTGTAGAAACATCTATTATTTCCTCGACTTTTTTATTATTTTGTTCTAAAGATATTTTTATTTTCCCATTATTATCTCGTAAATAAGTTGCAAATTTGATTCCATATCTTTTTAGTTTACCAGGAATTTCTATTTCTTGAGTCAACTTAGTTCCTTTTTTTATACCTCCAACTGCTTCTATATTATATAATTGTGTTGAATTTTTTATTATGATATTTATATATATATAACTAAAACAAGGAATTATTATTGCAACAATTAAAATAAAAATTATCAATAATTTTCTTTTCATAAATTCACCTCTAACAAATTTTATTATTGATATAATTCTACTATTTCCTTTTCTATGTTTTTCCAATCCCTTTCTTTAGCAGTTGTCAAACCATTTTTTATTAATTTATCTCTTAATTCTTTATCATTAACTATTCTTTCTATGCATTTCACTGCTTCTTCTATATTTCCCTGTTCATAGAATAAACAATTATTTTCATTTTTCAAATATTCAATATTTCCACCATTTGGAACTACAACAGACACTCCTCCTGTTGCCATCATTTCCAGTGGAGGATAAGAAAAACTTTCTAAAATACTGGATTTTAATAAAATATGTGCTTCGCTATATATTTTGCTTACTTCTTCATGAGGAATCTTATTATAGAACTTATCCACTTTATACCAATTTTTTGGTTTACCTTTATAAGACAAGTATATTATCTCATATTTTTCAGGATTTAGTTTTTCTATTATTTTGAAACTTTCATCCACATTTTTATAATAATCTTCCGAATTTCCTTCTACTAATATTTTTATTTTACCTTCCTCAAAATTTCTTATTTTAAACGGAAATAGAGAAAGATTTATTCCATTTGGTGCGAATTTGACTTCCTTAAAATATTTATTTTTTAACCAATCTTCACACCATTTTGAAATTGTCAGATATTGAGTATTATTAAAAAAATTATATGTCAAATTAGCCATATTCTTAAAATAATCCCCTGTTTCATAAAAATCCGTTTCAAAATTTTGAACCAAGTATTTTTTCTCTTTAATTTTATGATACCCTTTTATAAAATCCATTGTACTCCACAATGTTCCAACTGCTTTTTTAAAGTAAGCATGTAAAAAAGTTTTATTTATACACACTGTATTTATCTCTTTACCCTCATATAATATATTATCATCATCGAAATCCATTGATAAAACTGTCACATCATATCCATAATCTCTCAATATATTACAATGTTTCTTTACAACATTTACCCCTCCACTAATATTGGTAGAAGGTAATACAAATAATATATTTTCTTTCAATTTTGATTCCAAAAATCTAGCTAGTCCCATTCCTGTGTAAGCAGTAACATTTTCTTTTCTAACTATATTATATGTTTTTTCGGCTATTTTATATCTCAAATTCTTATCCTGTATTAATTTTTCGAGAACTTCTTCCCATTCATTTTCATTTGTACATAAATATCCTGTCTCTCCATTTTTTATAAAATCTTTAAACGGACCAACAGCACTTGCTACTGTTACAGTTTTTACAAGCCCTGCTTCTACCCATTTATTTTCTGACTTCGCTTCATTAAAAACTGACTCTTCTAAAGGAACTAAATTTATATCAAGATCTGAAATTAATTTTGGTAGCTTTTTCCAATCCACAAAATCTTTTTTTACAATTTTATGCTCTACCTCTTTTAAATTTTCGGGAACATCCAAAAAACC from Leptotrichia hongkongensis harbors:
- a CDS encoding class II aldolase/adducin family protein; this encodes MNINTVFSLQWKERAIMNELKDLIKLSKYAGMREDIIQAGGGNTSVKIDDETMFIKSSGYQLSEMEENVGYSKVNYKKIVDYFKTNLEIERSDEKNLLEDTLIEGKRPSIETFLHSITEKYTLHTHPVLINVFTSRTNGMEELKYMFPNSLIIGYQTPGIFLAKEFFDKFSKLDNPQKANIVFLKNHGLIVSGKNADKVIELHESVLKILEGKLKINMQAYRNSTYLYQKLEEIIENNIVYLCENSKIKNFKENNNINKINYCFSPDSLIYCNKKILVLNKNDDVLEATKKHILEYGNANVIFFENEFYIIASNIKKAKEIESVLSFNLQVLELNRNDEMDFLTEEEQNFLLNWDSEKYRKNL
- a CDS encoding nucleotidyltransferase codes for the protein MKILIPMAGEGKRFSDAGYKLSKPVIPTIDRRTGKEYPMVVCATLDLPGLETNGNNLIYVDRDFHKKDGIEEKIKEFFPKANFITVDKLTEGQACTCLLAKEKINNNEELLIAGCDNGMIINQNKFEKMKKECDALVFTYRNNEAVLKNPNAYGWVKVNDKDEITGLSIKKAISDTPMNDHAIVATFWFKEGSIFVKSAEKMIQENDRINNEFYVDSVISHLLDLGYSAKVFEIDRYIGWGTPKDYEEYQNTIKYWKEFVKEDKNYLGD
- a CDS encoding capsular biosynthesis protein; translation: MKIIIPMTGYGSRFVAAGYKDLKPFIKVQGKPMIEWIIKGMYPNEKNFLFVCRKEHLDKDPEMRKRLLELAPEGEIFEVDNWVKKGPVYDVLRASEKIDNNEQCIINYCDFYMSWDFEKFKHEVTSRGSEGAVPCYTGFHPNLLPEKNYYASCLTDENNNLIEIREKYSFQEDKQKAKHSPGVYYFKTGEILKKYCQKLVESKDQAINGEFYASLPYNFMVKDGLKVWVPTNVNKFCQWGTPEDLKEYLFWTETVKGMVK
- a CDS encoding glycosyltransferase, with amino-acid sequence MITKSKKALELLKKTVITMQKEGVNGVTEKTKKYFKRRRNLKYRNHYRDFLFINGCSLEHPSRYRVTHQIEQLNYVGYSCEEVWYEKLTMDMVKFYRGFIFYRCPSTPLILEFIDKAKSYNKTTFFDIDDLVIDEKYVKTIKYLDEMSKEDYAIYMDGVNRMQETLKKCDYGITTTKTLARELENYVPEVYINRNVSSEKMLEISESIIKQNEKNGKDDDKIYLGYMSGSITHNPDFELISPVIKKLLKKYDNVYLSVVGFLDVPENLKEVEHKIVKKDFVDWKKLPKLISDLDINLVPLEESVFNEAKSENKWVEAGLVKTVTVASAVGPFKDFIKNGETGYLCTNENEWEEVLEKLIQDKNLRYKIAEKTYNIVRKENVTAYTGMGLARFLESKLKENILFVLPSTNISGGVNVVKKHCNILRDYGYDVTVLSMDFDDDNILYEGKEINTVCINKTFLHAYFKKAVGTLWSTMDFIKGYHKIKEKKYLVQNFETDFYETGDYFKNMANLTYNFFNNTQYLTISKWCEDWLKNKYFKEVKFAPNGINLSLFPFKIRNFEEGKIKILVEGNSEDYYKNVDESFKIIEKLNPEKYEIIYLSYKGKPKNWYKVDKFYNKIPHEEVSKIYSEAHILLKSSILESFSYPPLEMMATGGVSVVVPNGGNIEYLKNENNCLFYEQGNIEEAVKCIERIVNDKELRDKLIKNGLTTAKERDWKNIEKEIVELYQ